In Rhodoferax sediminis, the sequence AAGGAGCTGCTGCCGCAACTCGACGCGCACACCTTCTGGCAGGTGCACCGCGGCACCGTGGTGCGCGCCGATGCCATCGACAGCGTGACGCGCGACGAGGCCGGCAAGCTGCACCTGACGCTGCGCGGGCGCGCCGACAAGCTGCCGGTGAGCCGGCTCTATGCCCATTTGTTCAAGGCGATGTAAGCATGCCCCTGCCCACCCAATCACCCGACGACCTCGCCGCGCCCGCCCATGCCGCGGCCATTCTCGACTTCTGGTTTGCCGACGGCCTGGCGCTGGGCTGGCCCAGCCGCGACCTGAGCGTGCAGTGGTTCGGCACGGACGCGGCACTGGACCGGCAAATCGACCAGCAATTCGGCCCGTGGGTGCGGCTGGCGCAGGCTGGCGGCCTGCAAGACTGGGAGCAGGACGCCGCGCCCGGCGCCACGCCCGCCGGCATCCCGGGGGGCACGCGGCTGGCGCTGATCCTCCTGCTCGACCAGCTCAGCCGCAACATGTTCCGCGGCACGGCCCAGGCCTTTGCCGGCGACGCGCGCGCGCAGCGACTGGTCAGCAACGCGCTGGCGCAAGGCCTGGATGCGCGCCTGCCATGGATCGCGCGCGTGTTTTTGTATATGCCGCTGATGCACGCCGAGCACCTGGCGCTGCAGGACGAATGCGTGCGCCGCTTCAGCGCGCTGGCGGCCCAGGTGCCCGCCGCGCTGCAGGCCCGCATCGCGAGCCACCTGGACTTTGCGCGCCAGCACCGCGACATCATCATCCGGTTTGGCCGCTTCCCCTACCGCAACGCGGCACTGGGGCGCGCCAACACGGCGCAGGAGCAGAAGTTCCTGAAGAAAGGCCCGCGCTTCGGGCAATAGGCGGGTCGGCTCACCGCCCCACGACAAAAGGCCTGCAGACGGATCGTCTGCAGGCCTTAATCACAACGGGCTGATGAATGAATTAGCGATCGCGGTCCCAGTGGCCACGGTCATGGTCGCGGCCATGGTGCTCGCGCCATTCCCCGCGACCGCGCCACCCTTGGCCGTAGTAGCCGGGGCGAACCCAGCCGGCGCGATAAACCGGATAAGGTGCAACCACCACCGGCGGCGCATAGGCGGGCCGCTCGTAATACGCCTGCGGCTGCACGTAAACGGGGGCCGGCTGGTAATACACGGGCGGGGGCGCCACATACACCGGTGCGGGGAACCCGAGGGCGATGCCCGGCAGGCCGATGCCCACGGACACGTCGACATGCGCCTGGGCAGCGCTGGTGGCGCCGAGTGCAGCCACGGCGAGCACGGCCGCCGCGGCGGTGGCGTAAACAGAACGGTTGTTTTTCATCGTTATCTCCTGAAGAGGGCGCAAACTGCCCTTGCCTTTATTTAAACGCACCAGCGCCCATCCCGACTACCGACTGCACAGTGAAGATCATTGCCAGACGTAACAAACACGGCGGATAAGCGCTGTAACAGGCACAACGGTTACAAATCGACCGGCCCGCCTAGAATCAGGACATGAGTTCTCCTGACGCCAACACCCCCGCAACGGCCTCCGCCAAACCCAGCAACTTCCTGCGCCAGATCATCGAGCACGACCTCGCCGAAGGGACCTACACCGCCCGCCGCTGGGGCGGCAGCCCCGGCGACGCGGCGCACCACGCCGCCGGCGCTAGCGACCCGGCCAAAATCCGCACGCGCTTTCCGCCCGAGCCCAACGGCTACCTGCACATCGGCCATGCCAAAAGCATCTGTCTGAACTTCGGCCTGGCGCGCGACTACGGCGGCGTGTGCCACCTGCGCTTTGACGACACGAATCCCGAGAAGGAAGACCAGGAATACGTCAACGCCATCATCGACACCGTGCACTGGCTCGGCTTCGACTGGAAGGCCAGCTTCAATGGCGTGAGCAGCACCTGCCTGTACCAGGCCAGCGACTACTTCGACTTCATGTACCGCGCGGCCGAATACCTGATCCAGGCCGGCCACGCCTACGTGGACGAACAGTCCGCCGAGGCCATGCGGATCAACCGCGGCGACTTCGGCGCGCCCGGTGTGGACAGCCCGTTCCGCAGCCGCACGCCGGCCGAGAACCTGGCGCGTTTCCGCGAAATGCGCGACGGCCGGCACGAAGACGGCGCCATGGTGCTGCGCGCCAAGATCGACATGGCCTCGCCCAACATCAACCTGCGCGACCCCGCCATCTACCGCATCCGCCGCGCCACGCACCACAACACCGGCGACAAATGGTGCATCTACCCGATGTACACCTTTGCGCACCCGATCGAGGACGCGCTGGAGAACATCACGCACAGCCTGTGCACGCTCGAATTTGAAGACCAGCGCCCGTTCTACGACTGGCTGCTGGACCGCCTGTGCGAAGGCGGCCTGCTGCAGGCGCCGCACCCGCACCAGTACGAATTTGCGCGCCTGAACCTGACCTACGTGGTCACCAGCAAACGCAAGCTCGCCGCACTGGTGTACGACCACAAGGTGAATGGCTGGGACGACCCGCGCATGCCCACCATCGTTGGCCTGCGCCGGCGCGGCTACACCCCCGAAGCCATTCAACTGTTTGCCGAGCGCATCGGCGTGACCAAGAGCGACAGCTGGATCGACTACAGCACGCTGGAAGGCTGCCTGCGCGAAACGCTGGACGTGTCCGCGCCGCGCGCCATGGCCGTGCTCGACCCCGTCAAGCTGGTGCTCACCAACTGGGATGCCGTGATGGGCGCGGGCGCGCTCGACGAATGCTCCGCCCCCGTGCACCCGCACTTGCCCGCGCTGGGCCGCCGCAGCTTCAAGATCGGCAAGGAAGTGTGGATCGACCGCAGCGACTTTGAAGAAACCCCGCCCAAGGGGTTCTTTCGCCTGTTCCCCGGCAACAAGGTGCGCCTGAAATACGGCCACGTGATCGAGTGCACCGGCTGCGTCAAGGACGCCGCAGGCAAGGTGCTGGAGGTGCACGCCACACTGGTGCCCGACACCAAGAGTGGCACCCCCGGCTCCGACACCGTCAAGGTCAAGGGCGTCATCACCTGGGTCGCCGTGGCCGACGGCATCCCCGCCGAAGTGCGCCTGTACGACCGCCTGTTTCTTGATGCCCAACCCGACGCCGGCGGCAAGGAGTTTCTGGCCAGCCTGAACCCGAACAGCTTGAAAGTGATCCAGGCCGTGGTGGAGCCGTCACTGGCCAGCGCCAAAGCGGATGACAAGTTTCAGTTTGAGCGGCATGGGTACTTTGTGGCGGATCGGGTGGATCACACGGGGGGGAAACCGGTGTTTAACCTGGCGGTGGGGTTGAAGGATAGTTGGGGAAAGTGAAATGACTCACTCCAAAATAGCCCGCCCAGTAAAAAATAGTGCATCAAGCCGCTCCACAACAACGCAAAACAAGATTAATCAAGCCTTGACACAAGCATCTAGTGTAGTGCGCCACACTGTTCTGTACTTATCTCGTTGCCCCTGCCAACGCGGCTTTGGCCCGCGTGACCTTTGCCAGGATGTCCTTGGCGCTGGCGGTCCAGATGAAGGGCTTGGGGTGGGCGTTGTGATGCACGACGTACAGGTCGATGGCCAACTCCAACTCCGCTACGCTGGTGAAGCTGTCGCGCCGGATGCGGTTCTCGGAGATGTCGCGAAAGAACCGCTCGACCATGTTCAGCCAGGATGCGCTGGTCGGCGTGAAGTGCATGACGAACCTTGGGTGCTTGGCCAGCCAGGCCTGAACGTCTGGGTGGGTGTGGGTGCCGTAGTTGTCCACGATCAGATGCAACTGCAATTGCTTGGGCGTATTGCGCTGGATCAGGCGCAGGAACTTGAGCCACTCTTCGTGGCGGTGCTGCGGTTGGCACATCGAGATCACCGTGCCGTCCAGCGTGTTCAGCGCAGCGAACAGTGTCGTGGTGCCGTGGCGCTTGTAGTCGTGGGTAACGGTGCCGGCGCGCCCGGCCTTCATCGGCAAGCCTGGCTGCGTACGGTTCAACGCCTGGATCTGGCTCTTCTCGTCGCAGCTGAGCACGAGCGCGTGCTCGGGCGGGTTCAAGTACAGACCCACCACATCCAGCAGCTTGTCCTCGAAGCGCGGGTCGCGCGAGAGCTTGAAGCCTCGCTGCAGGTGCGGTTTAACGCCGTTGCGCTGCCACACGCGCCGGATGGTGGTGGCGCTCAAGCCCAGATGTTCGGCGAGCGTGCGCGTGCTCCAGTGCGTGCCCGCCACGGGCTTGGTGTGCAGCGTCACCTGAAGAATGCGCGAGTGCACTTCGGGGGTAAACGTGGGTGTGCGCCCCGAGCGCGGCGCGTCCTGGCGCAGCGCATCGATCCCGCCGCAGAGGAAACGCTGGCGCCACAGCGCGACTTGGCGGCGATCCAGGTCAACCTGTGCCGCGATGTCCTTGTTCTGCCAGCCCTGGGCCGCCAGCAGGATCACGCGCGCGCGTTGTTGGAGTCTGGCTTCGATGCGCCGCCGCTTGGACAGCGCGCGCAACTCGCGCTCGGTCGTGACATCAAGCTCAATCGTTTCGGCAACTCGCATCGGTCCAGCCTCCTGGGCGGTTGGAGTATGCCGGAACGAATAAGTTCTATAACTTTTGGCGCACTGCACTAGCCAGGCCCGAAAGCAGCTCATGGCGCAGGGGCTGAAGCTACCCACCCAGAATTGGTCCTGCTCGGCCGTGCGCACCCCGGTTGTCTGAAATCCGGCCCTTTTCGCGATGTTTTCATCGCTCATGTGATCCGGGTCCCGGGTAAATTAAAGCGATAGTCACATGGCTTAAGCTTTCAATTTTCAAGCAACTACGCAGTAACGGGAGAAGCAATTCAAATGGCAAAGTTTCTGAATACCAGCGCGACCAATTATTTTCTCGAAGAGATGATCAAGGGTGCCGCTGACCGACTCATTCTGATCAGCCCGTTTCTTAAACTCAACGACCGAATGAAAGAACTGCTGGCCGACAAGAATCGGTTGAAGATCGATGTGCGCATCGTCTATGGCAAGAGCGAACTGCAGCCGCAGGAAATTGAGTGGTTGCGCAGCTTGACCTACATCCGCACGAGTTTCTGCAAAAACCTGCATGCCAAGTGCTACATGAACGAAGAGATGTGCATTGTCACCAGCCTGAATCTCTATGAATTCAGCCAGATCAACAACAATGAAATGGGCATCCTCATTCAGCGCGCCGAGGATGCTCAGCTGTACAAAGACGCCTACGAGGAAGCTCAGCGCATCATTCGCATCAGCGACGAAGTGCGCATTTCGCTGGAACGGGTCACCACCGAGCCCGAGGCACCCGGCCAGGAGAACGACAAAAGTGCAGATGGCACCAATGGAGAGGACAAGCTGACATCTTCCAAGATAGGTCAGAAATTGGGGTTGAAGACCGGGCAGTTTCTGGATCGGGCCACGGAGCATGGCTATCTTGCACTGGACGGCGACAAACACATCTTGACTCCCAAGGGAGAAAAGGCCGGCGTGGAGTTTGTCGCCAAGTCGCGTTTCGGCCCCTACTTTTTGTGGCCGCAGGATTTTCAACCGACCTGAGCAATAGTCTTGCAGCAAGTACCCGCGCTGCAAATCCCGGCGGCCGATGGCGTTTGAGAAATTATCAAAACCGATATAATATGAAGCGTATCCAATGGCTGGGAGCATCGCTCAATACGGTACGCGAGTTTCCAGTGGATGCGCGTGCGCTCATAGGCCAGGAGCTTCGACTGGTGCAAAGCGGCTTGATGCCCAGTGACTTCAAGCCCATGCCCACGGTTGGTGCCGGAACCTACGAAATCAGGGTGCGTGCGGGCAATCAGTACCGTGTGATTTATGTGGCGAAATTTTCCGACTCGGTTTACGTGCTTCACGCCTTCATCAAGAAGACGCCAAAGACTGCGCAACCCGATTTGGAGATCGCCAAGAGCCGATACACCGCGCTGCTGAAGGAGAAAAAATCATGAGCGAGAAACTGCATGTCGTTGTGGGCAGTGGCAATGTCTTCCGCGACCTGGGCTTCCCCGAAGCCGAGGCGCAAAACCTGTTGCTGCGTGCCGATCTGGTCGTGCACATTCGCAAGGTGATCGACAAGCTCGGCGTCACGCAAGCCGAGGCTGCCAAGCGCGCCGGCATCACCCAGCCGCGCATGAATGATTTGGTCAAGGGCCGCACCCACAAATTCACGCTCGACGCGCTGGTGAATGTGGCAGCGCATCTGGGCTATCTGGTTCAGCTCAAGTTGAAGAAGGTGGCTTGACGCTGGCCGCCGTGTGCCGCTCACACCTCACGCTTTTTCGTTTGCTATTACTTATATAGCCACTCTCGCCCACCCCACAAGGGCTAGCGTCATATTTCATTCATAAAGCTACTCATGCCCCTCAGCTGGAACGAAATCAAATCCCGCGCCCTGGCCTTCAGCCGCACCTGGGCCGATGCGGCCAATGAAGACAGCCAGGGCAAGCCGTTCTGGATTGATTTTTTCGAGATCTTCGGCATCACCGACAAGCGCGTTGCCACTTTTGAGCTGAACGTCAAAAAGCTCGGCGGCGCGCAGGGCTTCGTCGATCTGTTCTGGCCGGGCATGCTGCTGGTCGAGCAAAAGTCGCGCGGCAAAAATCTGGATGGCGCGTTCAAGCAGGCACTGGATTACTTCCCCGGCATTGCCGAGCGCGATTTGCCGCAGATCATCATCGTGTGCGACTTTGCGCGCTTTCGCGTGCACAAGCTGGCCACACAGGAAACCATCGAGTTCGAGCTCAAGGATCTGCACAAGAACATCAAGCTGTTCGGCTTTGTAGCAGGCTACAAGGCGCAAACCATCCAGCCGCAAGACCCGGTCAACATCAAGGCGGCCGAGCGCATGGGCCGGCTGCACGATGCGCTGAAAAGCTCGGGCTACACCGGCCACCCGCTCGAAGTGCTGCTAGTGCGCTTGCTGTTTTGCCTGTTTGCGGACGACACCGGTATCTTCCAGCCCGCGCAGGCGTTTCGCACTTTCATTGAAGAACGCACCTCGCCTGATGGATCGGACCTGGGCGCGCGGCTGGCGCAGCTGTTCCAGGCGCTGAACCAGCCCGAAGTCAATCGCAGCAAGGCACTCGATGAACAAGTAGCCACCTTCCCCTATGTCAACGGCAAGCTGTTTGAAGAACCCCTGCCCATGGCTGACTTCACCAGTGCCATGCGCGAAGCATTGCTCGACGCCTGCGCGCTCGACTGGTCGGCCATCAGCCCGGCCATCTTCGGCAGTCTGTTCCAGAGCATCATGGACGACAAGGCGCGGCGCAACCTGGGCGCGCACTACACGTCTGAGGAGAACATCCTCAAGCTCATCAAGCCGCTGTTCCTTGACGAGTTGTGGGCCGAGTTTCGCAAGGTCAAGAGCAACAAGAACCGGCTGTTCGAGTTTCACAAAAAGCTGCGCCTGCTGACGTTTTTCGATCCCGCCTGCGGCTGCGGAAATTTTCTGGTCATCAGCTACCGCGAGCTGCGCCTGCTGGAACTGGAAGTGCTGCGCGCCGGCAACAGCGCCGGGCAGCTCAGCGTGGACGTGCACCAACTCATCGGCATCGACGTCGATCAGTTTTACGGCATTGAAATCGAGGAATTCCCGGCCCAGATTGCGCAGGTAGCCCTATGGCTGATGGATCACCAGATGAACCTGCGCGTGAGCGAGGAGTTTGGCCTGTACTTTGCGCGCATCCCGCTGCGCACCACGCCGCACATCGTGCATGGCAACGCGCTGCGGCTGGATTGGAACGAAGTGCTGCCGGCACAGCGGTGCAGCTTTGTGTTGGGGAATCCACCATTTGTCGGCAAACAACATCAAAGCCCAGAGCAAAAAGTAGACGTAGCCTCAACCTATGCGCTGCTCGAAGGCGGCGGGGTGCTGGACTTCGTGGCAGCGTGGTACATCAAGGGCGCGAATTACGCGAAAGCTAACTCGAATGTGCGGGTAGGCTTTGTATCAACCAATAGCATCGTGCAAGGCGAGCAGGTCGGCGTGTTGTGGGGCTGGATGCTGGCGCAAGGCATGCATATCCAGTTCGCGCACCGCACGTTTCGCTGGAGCAACGAAGCCAGTGGCAAAGCTGCAGTGCACTGCGTCATTATTGGTTTCAGCCCCATGCAGCCTGAGCGCCCAACGATTTTCGAGTACGACGATGTGGACGGTGAACCTCACGCAGCGCTGGCCAACAACATCAACCCGTACCTGGTAGATGCGCCTGATATCGTGCTGCCATCGCGCCGCGACAGCATTTGTCCAGTGCCGCCCATCGTTTTTGGCTCTATGGCTAACGATGGTGGACACCTGTTAATGGATGACACAGAGAAAACAGCGCTACTGGCGGAGTGTCCTTCGGCCGCGAAATGGGTGCGCCCATTTCTGGGCGCAGATGAGTTCATCAACAATATTCCACGCTGGTGCCTGTGGCTGAAAGACTGCCCTCCATCGGAGTTGCGCATCATGCCAGCCGTGCTTATACGCATCAATAAGGTCAAAGCCCACCGCGAAGCTAGCACCCGCGCTGCCACCCACGCGCTAGCAGCGACTCCCGCATTGTTTGGCGAAATCCGGCAGCCAACAGGCAGATATCTACTTGTGCCACGTCACTCGTCTGAGCGGCGCGAGTTCATACCCATCGGATTTTTGCCTCCTAACGTGATCGTTGGGGATGCGAACCTTTGCATCCCCGATGCGGCGCCATATCACTTTGGAATCATGACCTCGCGCATGCACATGGCGTGGGTGAAATACGTTTGCGGCCGGATCAAAAGCGATTACCGTTACACGAACCAGATCGTCTATAACAATTTTCCCTGGCCAGATTTTTCATTCAATCAGCCTGTAGCCCATACAGGACGTTCGCAAGCCGCTATCGAAACTGCAGCGCAAGCCGTTCTTGACACCCGCGCCCAGTTCCCCGATTCATCGCTGGCCGACCTGTACGACCCGCTCTCCATGCCGCCCACTCTGGTCAAAGCCCATCACCAGCTCGATGCCGCCGTGGATGCGGCCTACGCGCTGGGTGGCGGCAAGAAGAACTACAAGAACGACGCCGAGCGTGTGGCGTATCTGTTCGAGCTTTACCAGCGCTACACCAGCCTGCTGCCCACTGACAAAGCCAAATCGAAGCGCCGGGCCAGGGCTGCTTGAACGGTTTTGGCAACAA encodes:
- a CDS encoding DUF924 family protein — protein: MPLPTQSPDDLAAPAHAAAILDFWFADGLALGWPSRDLSVQWFGTDAALDRQIDQQFGPWVRLAQAGGLQDWEQDAAPGATPAGIPGGTRLALILLLDQLSRNMFRGTAQAFAGDARAQRLVSNALAQGLDARLPWIARVFLYMPLMHAEHLALQDECVRRFSALAAQVPAALQARIASHLDFARQHRDIIIRFGRFPYRNAALGRANTAQEQKFLKKGPRFGQ
- a CDS encoding type II toxin-antitoxin system RelE/ParE family toxin, yielding MAAGFSTDLSNSLAASTRAANPGGRWRLRNYQNRYNMKRIQWLGASLNTVREFPVDARALIGQELRLVQSGLMPSDFKPMPTVGAGTYEIRVRAGNQYRVIYVAKFSDSVYVLHAFIKKTPKTAQPDLEIAKSRYTALLKEKKS
- a CDS encoding helix-turn-helix domain-containing protein is translated as MSEKLHVVVGSGNVFRDLGFPEAEAQNLLLRADLVVHIRKVIDKLGVTQAEAAKRAGITQPRMNDLVKGRTHKFTLDALVNVAAHLGYLVQLKLKKVA
- a CDS encoding phospholipase D family protein codes for the protein MAKFLNTSATNYFLEEMIKGAADRLILISPFLKLNDRMKELLADKNRLKIDVRIVYGKSELQPQEIEWLRSLTYIRTSFCKNLHAKCYMNEEMCIVTSLNLYEFSQINNNEMGILIQRAEDAQLYKDAYEEAQRIIRISDEVRISLERVTTEPEAPGQENDKSADGTNGEDKLTSSKIGQKLGLKTGQFLDRATEHGYLALDGDKHILTPKGEKAGVEFVAKSRFGPYFLWPQDFQPT
- a CDS encoding glutamine--tRNA ligase/YqeY domain fusion protein; translated protein: MSSPDANTPATASAKPSNFLRQIIEHDLAEGTYTARRWGGSPGDAAHHAAGASDPAKIRTRFPPEPNGYLHIGHAKSICLNFGLARDYGGVCHLRFDDTNPEKEDQEYVNAIIDTVHWLGFDWKASFNGVSSTCLYQASDYFDFMYRAAEYLIQAGHAYVDEQSAEAMRINRGDFGAPGVDSPFRSRTPAENLARFREMRDGRHEDGAMVLRAKIDMASPNINLRDPAIYRIRRATHHNTGDKWCIYPMYTFAHPIEDALENITHSLCTLEFEDQRPFYDWLLDRLCEGGLLQAPHPHQYEFARLNLTYVVTSKRKLAALVYDHKVNGWDDPRMPTIVGLRRRGYTPEAIQLFAERIGVTKSDSWIDYSTLEGCLRETLDVSAPRAMAVLDPVKLVLTNWDAVMGAGALDECSAPVHPHLPALGRRSFKIGKEVWIDRSDFEETPPKGFFRLFPGNKVRLKYGHVIECTGCVKDAAGKVLEVHATLVPDTKSGTPGSDTVKVKGVITWVAVADGIPAEVRLYDRLFLDAQPDAGGKEFLASLNPNSLKVIQAVVEPSLASAKADDKFQFERHGYFVADRVDHTGGKPVFNLAVGLKDSWGK
- a CDS encoding class I SAM-dependent DNA methyltransferase, which produces MPLSWNEIKSRALAFSRTWADAANEDSQGKPFWIDFFEIFGITDKRVATFELNVKKLGGAQGFVDLFWPGMLLVEQKSRGKNLDGAFKQALDYFPGIAERDLPQIIIVCDFARFRVHKLATQETIEFELKDLHKNIKLFGFVAGYKAQTIQPQDPVNIKAAERMGRLHDALKSSGYTGHPLEVLLVRLLFCLFADDTGIFQPAQAFRTFIEERTSPDGSDLGARLAQLFQALNQPEVNRSKALDEQVATFPYVNGKLFEEPLPMADFTSAMREALLDACALDWSAISPAIFGSLFQSIMDDKARRNLGAHYTSEENILKLIKPLFLDELWAEFRKVKSNKNRLFEFHKKLRLLTFFDPACGCGNFLVISYRELRLLELEVLRAGNSAGQLSVDVHQLIGIDVDQFYGIEIEEFPAQIAQVALWLMDHQMNLRVSEEFGLYFARIPLRTTPHIVHGNALRLDWNEVLPAQRCSFVLGNPPFVGKQHQSPEQKVDVASTYALLEGGGVLDFVAAWYIKGANYAKANSNVRVGFVSTNSIVQGEQVGVLWGWMLAQGMHIQFAHRTFRWSNEASGKAAVHCVIIGFSPMQPERPTIFEYDDVDGEPHAALANNINPYLVDAPDIVLPSRRDSICPVPPIVFGSMANDGGHLLMDDTEKTALLAECPSAAKWVRPFLGADEFINNIPRWCLWLKDCPPSELRIMPAVLIRINKVKAHREASTRAATHALAATPALFGEIRQPTGRYLLVPRHSSERREFIPIGFLPPNVIVGDANLCIPDAAPYHFGIMTSRMHMAWVKYVCGRIKSDYRYTNQIVYNNFPWPDFSFNQPVAHTGRSQAAIETAAQAVLDTRAQFPDSSLADLYDPLSMPPTLVKAHHQLDAAVDAAYALGGGKKNYKNDAERVAYLFELYQRYTSLLPTDKAKSKRRARAA
- a CDS encoding IS630 family transposase — encoded protein: MRVAETIELDVTTERELRALSKRRRIEARLQQRARVILLAAQGWQNKDIAAQVDLDRRQVALWRQRFLCGGIDALRQDAPRSGRTPTFTPEVHSRILQVTLHTKPVAGTHWSTRTLAEHLGLSATTIRRVWQRNGVKPHLQRGFKLSRDPRFEDKLLDVVGLYLNPPEHALVLSCDEKSQIQALNRTQPGLPMKAGRAGTVTHDYKRHGTTTLFAALNTLDGTVISMCQPQHRHEEWLKFLRLIQRNTPKQLQLHLIVDNYGTHTHPDVQAWLAKHPRFVMHFTPTSASWLNMVERFFRDISENRIRRDSFTSVAELELAIDLYVVHHNAHPKPFIWTASAKDILAKVTRAKAALAGATR